Proteins encoded in a region of the Streptomyces sp. NBC_00258 genome:
- a CDS encoding DUF4365 domain-containing protein, translated as MALAQPEQGGLLPQRTAPHRGSLATTACMETLQVGYLHAVAAAAGCSLSQPFPDNGIDWHVSHSAPGHTVDDEVTIKVQLKCTYQIPPNPPGPAFSFTLDNAHLEKLARTPVSVHKILVVMLVPRSQDDWLRAGHDRLDLRHCCYWINLAGHRITGRRRTTVRIPTSRVFDDRALCEIMTRVGTGGRP; from the coding sequence ATGGCGCTCGCGCAGCCCGAGCAGGGCGGGCTGCTGCCCCAGAGGACGGCACCGCATCGAGGCTCACTGGCCACCACGGCGTGCATGGAGACACTGCAGGTCGGTTATCTGCACGCGGTCGCGGCGGCCGCGGGCTGTTCCCTGTCCCAGCCCTTTCCGGACAACGGCATCGACTGGCACGTCAGCCACAGCGCCCCCGGGCACACGGTCGACGACGAAGTCACCATCAAGGTGCAGCTCAAGTGCACGTACCAGATCCCGCCGAACCCGCCGGGCCCCGCCTTCTCCTTCACGCTCGACAACGCCCACCTGGAGAAGCTGGCCCGCACCCCGGTCTCGGTGCACAAAATACTGGTCGTGATGCTCGTGCCCAGATCACAGGACGACTGGCTGCGCGCCGGCCACGACCGCCTCGATCTGCGGCACTGCTGCTACTGGATCAACCTCGCCGGACACCGGATCACCGGCCGGCGCAGGACCACCGTGCGGATTCCGACCTCTCGCGTCTTCGACGACCGCGCGCTCTGCGAGATCATGACGCGGGTCGGAACGGGAGGCAGACCGTGA
- the thrS gene encoding threonine--tRNA ligase — MSDVRVVIQRDSEREERVVTTGTTAAELFAGERTIVAARVAGELKDLAYEVKDGETVESVEISSEDGLNILRHSTAHVMAQAVQELFPEAKLGIGPPVKDGFYYDFDVEKPFTPEDLKAVEKKMQEIQKRGQRFSRRVVTDEAAREELASEPYKLELIGIKGSASSDDGADVEVGGGELTIYDNLDAKTGDLCWKDLCRGPHLPTTRNIPAFKLMRNAAAYWRGSEKNPMLQRIYGTAWPTKDELKAHLDFLAEAEKRDHRKLGSELDLFSIPEQIGSGLAVFHPKGGVVRRVMEDYSRRRHEEEGYEFVYTPHATKGKLFETSGHLDWYADGMYPPMQLDEGVDYYLKPMNCPMHNLIFDARGRSYRELPLRLFEFGTVYRYEKSGVVHGLTRARGFTQDDAHIYCTKEQMAEELDKTLTFVLGLLRDYGLTDFYLELSTKDPEKFVGSDEIWEEATETLRQVAEKQGLPLVPDPGGAAFYGPKISVQTKDAIGRTWQMSTVQLDFNLPERFDLEYTGPDGTKQRPVMIHRALFGSIERFFAVLLEHYAGAFPAWLAPVQAVGIPIGDAHVDYLQKFAAEAKKKGLRVEVDSSSDRMQKKIRNAQKQKVPFMVIAGDEDMAGGSVSFRYRDGSQENGIPLDEAIAKIAKVVEERVQV, encoded by the coding sequence GTGTCAGACGTCCGTGTGGTCATCCAACGCGATTCCGAGCGGGAAGAGCGCGTGGTGACGACGGGCACTACGGCGGCCGAGCTCTTCGCCGGTGAGCGCACCATCGTCGCGGCCCGCGTGGCGGGCGAGCTCAAGGACCTCGCGTACGAGGTGAAGGACGGCGAGACCGTCGAGAGCGTGGAGATCTCCTCCGAGGACGGTCTCAACATCCTGCGCCACTCCACCGCGCACGTCATGGCGCAGGCCGTGCAGGAGCTGTTCCCCGAGGCCAAGCTGGGTATCGGCCCGCCGGTCAAGGACGGCTTCTACTACGACTTCGACGTGGAGAAGCCCTTCACGCCCGAGGATCTCAAGGCCGTCGAGAAGAAGATGCAGGAGATCCAGAAGCGCGGTCAGCGTTTCTCCCGTCGTGTCGTCACCGACGAGGCCGCCCGCGAGGAGCTGGCGTCGGAGCCGTACAAGCTGGAACTGATCGGCATCAAGGGCTCCGCTTCGAGCGACGACGGCGCGGACGTCGAGGTCGGCGGCGGCGAGCTGACGATCTACGACAACCTCGACGCCAAGACCGGCGACCTGTGCTGGAAGGACCTCTGCCGCGGTCCCCACCTGCCGACCACCCGGAACATTCCGGCGTTCAAGCTGATGCGCAACGCGGCCGCCTACTGGCGCGGCAGCGAGAAGAACCCCATGCTCCAGCGCATCTACGGCACCGCGTGGCCGACCAAGGACGAGCTGAAGGCGCACCTCGACTTCCTCGCCGAGGCCGAGAAGCGCGACCACCGCAAGCTCGGCAGCGAGCTGGACCTGTTCTCCATCCCGGAGCAGATCGGCTCCGGCCTCGCCGTCTTCCACCCCAAGGGCGGCGTCGTCCGCCGGGTCATGGAGGACTACTCGCGGCGCCGCCACGAGGAAGAGGGCTACGAGTTCGTCTACACCCCGCACGCGACGAAGGGGAAGCTCTTCGAGACCTCGGGCCACCTGGACTGGTACGCCGACGGCATGTACCCGCCCATGCAGCTCGACGAGGGCGTGGACTACTACCTCAAGCCCATGAACTGCCCGATGCACAACCTGATCTTCGACGCGCGCGGCCGCTCCTACCGTGAACTGCCGCTGCGCCTCTTCGAGTTCGGGACCGTGTACCGGTACGAGAAGTCGGGCGTCGTGCACGGTCTGACCCGTGCCCGGGGCTTCACGCAGGACGACGCGCACATCTACTGCACCAAGGAGCAGATGGCGGAGGAGCTCGACAAGACGCTCACCTTCGTCCTCGGGCTGCTGCGCGACTACGGTCTGACCGACTTCTACCTGGAGCTCTCCACCAAGGACCCGGAGAAGTTCGTCGGCTCCGACGAGATCTGGGAGGAGGCCACCGAGACGCTGCGCCAGGTCGCCGAGAAGCAGGGCCTCCCGCTGGTCCCGGACCCGGGCGGCGCCGCGTTCTACGGCCCGAAGATCTCCGTCCAGACCAAGGACGCGATCGGCCGCACCTGGCAGATGTCGACCGTGCAGCTCGACTTCAACCTGCCCGAGCGGTTCGACCTGGAGTACACGGGCCCCGACGGCACCAAGCAGCGGCCGGTGATGATCCACCGAGCGCTGTTCGGGTCGATCGAGCGCTTCTTCGCGGTCCTCCTCGAGCACTACGCGGGCGCGTTCCCGGCGTGGCTGGCGCCCGTCCAGGCGGTCGGCATCCCGATCGGCGACGCGCACGTGGACTACCTGCAGAAGTTCGCCGCCGAGGCGAAGAAGAAGGGGCTGCGAGTCGAGGTCGACTCGTCCTCCGACCGTATGCAGAAGAAGATCCGCAACGCCCAGAAGCAGAAGGTCCCCTTCATGGTCATCGCGGGCGACGAGGACATGGCGGGCGGCTCCGTCTCCTTCCGCTACCGCGACGGCTCCCAGGAGAACGGCATCCCGCTCGACGAGGCCATCGCGAAGATCGCGAAGGTGGTCGAGGAGCGCGTGCAGGTCTGA
- a CDS encoding 3'-5' exonuclease → MTCWYEGPLTAFDTETTGVDVETDRIVSAAVVVQDAPGSRPRVRRWLVNPGVRVPEGATAIHGLTDEHLRLNGRWPSPVMDEIVRELAEQSAAGRPLVVMNAPFDLTLLDRELRRHRASSLDHWFETVPLRVLDPRVLDKHLDRYRKGRRTLTDLCAHYGVELTGAHDAAADALASLEVVRAVGRRFATRLERLSAAELHTLQAVWHAAQARGLQAWFARSGTEEAVDPAWPLRPELSAAA, encoded by the coding sequence ATGACGTGCTGGTACGAGGGCCCCTTGACCGCGTTCGACACCGAGACGACGGGTGTGGACGTGGAGACCGACCGGATCGTGTCGGCCGCCGTCGTCGTCCAGGACGCTCCCGGAAGCCGCCCGCGCGTGCGCCGCTGGCTGGTCAATCCGGGGGTGCGGGTGCCCGAGGGGGCCACGGCGATTCATGGGCTGACGGATGAGCATCTCCGGCTCAACGGCCGCTGGCCGTCGCCGGTGATGGACGAGATAGTCAGGGAACTGGCCGAACAGAGCGCGGCGGGACGCCCGCTCGTGGTGATGAACGCGCCCTTCGATCTGACGCTCCTGGACCGGGAGTTGCGCAGGCACCGGGCGTCCTCCCTGGACCACTGGTTCGAGACCGTGCCGTTGCGCGTGCTCGATCCGCGGGTCCTCGACAAACACCTGGACCGCTACCGCAAGGGCCGCCGCACGCTCACGGACCTCTGCGCGCACTACGGCGTGGAGCTGACGGGAGCGCATGACGCGGCGGCCGACGCACTGGCCTCGCTGGAGGTCGTACGGGCGGTCGGGCGCCGTTTCGCGACGCGTCTCGAGCGACTCTCGGCGGCCGAGCTGCACACGCTGCAGGCCGTCTGGCACGCGGCCCAGGCGCGCGGTCTCCAGGCGTGGTTCGCGCGCAGCGGCACGGAGGAGGCGGTCGATCCGGCGTGGCCGCTGCGCCCCGAACTGTCGGCGGCGGCCTGA